From the Candidatus Pantoea soli genome, one window contains:
- a CDS encoding helix-turn-helix transcriptional regulator yields MSVATPPASAEQNNRKRLGAFLRTRRENLDPNRLGLPRMRHRRTPGLRREEVAQLADVGVTWYTWLEQGRDINASPKTLTAIAAALQCNDVETQHLFYLAGHVLPSTRVAAACCKIAEHNQRMLDAIQLPAIIETPRFDIIGYNAAWCALIGVDLATIAPEDRNCIWLAFNHPQWRSVMRDWDEVMPQMVAMFRGQMGEHLGDPHWENYLARLLNSSDEFAQTWQRYELGKVENRVKRFYREEVGEITLRQNNWWSASRHGDRLLVYVPDDSHSAAGLQHLMSR; encoded by the coding sequence ATGTCTGTAGCAACACCCCCTGCCTCTGCTGAACAAAATAACCGGAAACGGCTGGGTGCCTTTCTGCGTACCCGCCGTGAAAACCTCGATCCAAACCGGCTGGGGCTGCCGCGCATGCGCCATCGGCGGACGCCAGGCCTGCGGCGTGAAGAGGTGGCGCAACTGGCCGATGTCGGCGTCACCTGGTACACCTGGCTTGAACAGGGACGTGATATCAACGCCTCACCCAAAACCCTGACCGCCATTGCCGCTGCGCTGCAGTGCAATGACGTGGAGACGCAGCACCTGTTTTATCTGGCCGGTCATGTTCTGCCCTCCACGCGTGTCGCGGCGGCCTGCTGCAAAATTGCTGAGCACAATCAGCGCATGCTCGATGCGATTCAGTTACCGGCGATCATTGAGACGCCGCGCTTCGATATCATTGGTTACAACGCCGCCTGGTGTGCGCTGATCGGAGTTGATCTGGCGACGATCGCGCCGGAAGATCGCAACTGCATCTGGCTGGCGTTCAATCATCCGCAGTGGCGCAGCGTCATGCGTGACTGGGATGAAGTTATGCCGCAAATGGTCGCCATGTTCCGCGGACAGATGGGTGAGCATCTTGGCGATCCGCACTGGGAAAATTACCTCGCGCGGTTGCTGAACAGCTCGGATGAATTTGCGCAAACCTGGCAGCGCTACGAACTGGGTAAAGTGGAAAACCGCGTTAAGCGTTTCTATCGCGAAGAGGTGGGCGAGATCACCCTGCGTCAGAACAACTGGTGGTCCGCTTCGCGTCATGGCGATCGCCTGCTGGTCTATGTTCCGGATGACAGCCACAGTGCTGCCGGCCTGCAACACCTGATGTCACGTTAA
- a CDS encoding ABC transporter ATP-binding protein, with amino-acid sequence MASVELVNVAKRYARQTVLHPLDLTIADGSFTVLVGPSGCGKSTLLRLLAGLESLSGGEIRMDNVAISDRDPADRDIAMVFQSYALYPHLTVAENLAFHMQVKKVKRDEQQSKIARIAGILGIDTLLQRYPRALSGGQRQRVAMGRAMVRNPQVFLFDEPLSNLDAQLRMELRAEIKSLHQRFGTTMVYVTHDQVEAMTLADQIVVMKEGRIVQQGAPLAIYDRPADTFVARFIGSPPMNLLAGTLVTRDGVPGVACQDLWQPLPPRWQAIARQRDGMAVTAGIRPHDLTEAAGGAQTTVKVVEITGESTLLHLDWNGQPLHMQFAGRHPAGRGDRLTLGFRSEKIHLFDATSGLRLPEA; translated from the coding sequence ATGGCCAGTGTTGAACTTGTGAATGTGGCCAAACGCTACGCCAGACAGACGGTGCTGCATCCGCTTGACCTCACGATTGCCGACGGCAGTTTTACCGTGCTGGTTGGCCCCTCCGGCTGCGGTAAATCTACCCTGCTGCGCCTGCTGGCCGGGCTGGAGAGCCTCTCCGGTGGTGAAATACGGATGGATAACGTCGCGATTAGCGATCGCGATCCGGCCGATCGCGACATCGCTATGGTGTTTCAGAGCTATGCGCTTTACCCGCACCTGACGGTTGCAGAAAACCTGGCGTTTCATATGCAGGTGAAAAAAGTCAAACGTGACGAGCAGCAGAGCAAAATTGCCCGCATTGCCGGGATTCTGGGCATTGATACGCTGTTGCAGCGCTATCCGCGGGCGCTCTCCGGCGGGCAGCGGCAGCGGGTAGCCATGGGCCGGGCGATGGTGCGTAACCCGCAGGTCTTTCTGTTTGATGAACCGCTTTCCAACCTTGATGCGCAGCTGCGTATGGAGCTGCGCGCCGAGATCAAATCGCTGCACCAGCGCTTCGGCACAACGATGGTGTATGTGACGCACGATCAGGTGGAAGCCATGACGCTGGCCGACCAGATTGTCGTGATGAAAGAGGGGCGCATCGTCCAGCAGGGCGCGCCGCTGGCGATTTACGACCGTCCCGCTGACACCTTTGTGGCGCGTTTTATTGGCTCACCGCCTATGAATCTGCTGGCCGGCACGCTGGTCACGCGCGACGGTGTGCCGGGCGTGGCGTGTCAGGATTTATGGCAGCCGCTGCCGCCGCGCTGGCAGGCCATTGCCCGGCAGCGCGACGGTATGGCGGTCACCGCTGGCATCCGCCCGCACGACCTGACAGAAGCAGCCGGCGGCGCGCAGACCACGGTGAAGGTGGTGGAGATTACCGGTGAATCCACGCTGCTGCATCTTGACTGGAACGGACAGCCGCTGCATATGCAGTTTGCCGGACGTCATCCGGCGGGCAGAGGCGATCGCCTTACGCTGGGTTTCAGAAGCGAGAAGATTCATCTGTTTGACGCCACCTCAGGCCTGCGCCTGCCTGAAGCCTGA
- a CDS encoding MFS transporter, whose amino-acid sequence MQTSSLSRAGLLVLLAGQLLPMIDFSIVNVALDAMAHSLHATPVELALIVAVYGIAFAICLAMGGRLGDNIGRRRVFLAGVGIFAVASLLCGLSTSVNMLIAARLLQGLGAAWMVPQILATLHVTLQGRAHARAIGLYGGIGGLAFIIGQVLGGFLINADIGGYGWRSVFLINLPICLYVLLAARRVVPETRHARRVPLDIYGTLLLAGAIGCLMLALALGPVLHWSWPCLLLLMLFPLLLLGLRRAALRLEARGGSPLLPPSLLRLPGVRFGLTLAVLFFSCWSGFMFAVALTLQAGLGMSAFQSGNAFIALGSAYFIGAMRSTRMVERFGKRAMLLTGCGIQMSGLLALIATFHFAWPAAGIATLVPATALIGFGQSFIVSSFYRIGMSDVPHHQAGAGSAVLSTVQQSALGLGPMLLGGVFSQISLHGSYLAAITGTLSVELLLMALLVLLTGLNRRSFQPVVAEG is encoded by the coding sequence ATGCAGACATCGTCATTATCACGTGCAGGATTACTGGTCCTGCTGGCCGGGCAACTGCTGCCCATGATTGATTTCTCGATCGTTAACGTCGCGTTAGACGCGATGGCGCACTCGCTGCACGCCACGCCGGTTGAACTGGCGCTGATCGTGGCGGTTTACGGCATTGCTTTTGCCATCTGCCTGGCAATGGGGGGACGGCTGGGGGATAACATCGGACGTCGCCGGGTATTTCTGGCAGGCGTCGGGATTTTTGCGGTTGCATCCCTGCTGTGCGGCCTGTCCACCAGCGTTAATATGCTGATAGCCGCCCGTCTGTTACAGGGGCTGGGTGCGGCCTGGATGGTGCCGCAGATTCTGGCCACGCTGCACGTTACGCTTCAGGGCAGGGCGCATGCACGTGCTATCGGTCTGTACGGCGGCATCGGCGGACTGGCGTTTATCATCGGCCAGGTGCTGGGGGGGTTTCTGATTAATGCCGACATTGGCGGCTATGGCTGGCGCAGCGTGTTTTTAATCAATTTGCCTATTTGCCTGTACGTTCTGCTGGCCGCCCGCCGCGTGGTGCCGGAAACGCGTCATGCGCGGCGCGTGCCGCTGGATATTTACGGCACGCTGCTGCTGGCAGGGGCGATTGGTTGCCTGATGCTGGCGCTGGCGCTCGGCCCGGTGCTGCACTGGTCGTGGCCGTGTCTGCTGCTGCTGATGCTGTTTCCGCTGCTGCTGCTGGGATTACGCCGTGCCGCCCTGCGGCTGGAAGCGCGCGGCGGATCGCCGCTGCTGCCTCCCTCGCTGCTGCGTTTACCCGGCGTGCGTTTTGGCCTGACGCTGGCGGTGCTGTTTTTCTCCTGCTGGAGCGGTTTTATGTTCGCCGTAGCGTTAACGCTGCAGGCGGGACTTGGCATGAGTGCGTTTCAGTCGGGGAATGCGTTTATCGCGCTGGGAAGCGCTTATTTCATCGGCGCAATGCGTTCAACGCGGATGGTGGAGCGGTTCGGCAAACGCGCCATGTTGCTTACCGGCTGTGGCATTCAGATGAGCGGTCTGCTGGCGCTGATCGCCACCTTTCACTTTGCCTGGCCAGCGGCAGGCATTGCGACGCTGGTGCCGGCGACGGCGCTGATTGGCTTTGGTCAGTCCTTTATCGTCAGCAGCTTTTATCGCATTGGCATGAGTGACGTGCCGCATCACCAGGCCGGCGCAGGTAGCGCGGTGCTCTCCACGGTGCAGCAGTCGGCGCTGGGACTGGGGCCGATGCTGCTGGGTGGCGTGTTTAGCCAGATTAGCCTGCACGGCTCGTATCTGGCGGCCATTACTGGCACGCTGAGTGTCGAGCTGCTGCTGATGGCGTTGCTGGTGCTGCTTACCGGCCTGAACCGCCGCAGCTTCCAGCCTGTCGTAGCTGAAGGGTAA